The uncultured Ilyobacter sp. genome has a segment encoding these proteins:
- a CDS encoding (2Fe-2S)-binding protein has product MSKINDRSKDIGKFIPQAGDETIICRCEEVTKGEIRQAIYAGMHTLQEVRKYLRTGMGLCQGQTCGKLVKRIISEELGISPLEIESAVSRAPMRPIEMKVLANERKGG; this is encoded by the coding sequence ATGAGTAAAATAAATGATCGTTCAAAAGATATTGGAAAATTTATTCCTCAAGCTGGTGATGAAACTATAATATGCAGATGCGAGGAAGTAACAAAGGGTGAAATTCGTCAGGCAATATATGCAGGTATGCATACACTTCAAGAAGTACGTAAGTATTTAAGAACGGGAATGGGTTTATGCCAAGGTCAGACCTGCGGGAAACTTGTTAAGAGAATTATTTCCGAAGAATTAGGAATTTCTCCTTTAGAAATAGAATCAGCAGTATCGAGAGCTCCAATGAGACCTATTGAAATGAAAGTTCTCGCTAATGAAAGAAAGGGAGGATAA
- a CDS encoding MBL fold metallo-hydrolase, producing MKIKTFYLGEMMSCAYLTWDEDTKEAFLFDCGGENLENLFAFLRANELTLKKVIFTHGHHDHIVGLEKLLQHISDVEIYIGEEEEKFLTDANLNLSAFLGRSFTYEGKVKTVKEGDVIGEFKVIDTPGHTVGSKCYYNSKEKIMISGDTLFRRSYGRYDLPTGNGEVLFKSLGKICNEYPGETKVYSGHTEVTTLGEEKVFLQMNGLI from the coding sequence ATGAAAATAAAAACATTTTATTTGGGCGAGATGATGTCTTGTGCTTATCTTACTTGGGATGAGGATACAAAAGAGGCTTTTCTTTTTGACTGCGGTGGAGAAAATTTAGAAAATCTTTTTGCCTTTTTGAGAGCCAATGAACTGACCTTAAAAAAAGTAATATTTACCCACGGACACCACGATCATATAGTGGGACTAGAAAAACTTCTTCAGCATATTTCAGATGTAGAGATTTATATAGGGGAAGAGGAAGAGAAGTTTCTCACTGACGCCAACTTAAACCTTTCAGCTTTTTTAGGAAGAAGTTTCACATATGAAGGGAAAGTGAAAACTGTAAAAGAGGGAGATGTGATAGGAGAATTCAAGGTTATTGATACTCCAGGGCATACAGTGGGATCAAAATGCTATTATAACTCCAAGGAAAAAATAATGATTTCAGGAGATACTCTTTTTAGAAGAAGTTACGGTAGATACGATCTTCCTACCGGCAACGGAGAAGTTTTATTTAAAAGCTTGGGGAAAATATGCAATGAGTATCCAGGAGAAACAAAGGTTTACAGCGGACATACAGAGGTAACGACCCTTGGAGAAGAAAAAGTATTTCTTCAGATGAACGGACTTATTTAA
- the ruvC gene encoding crossover junction endodeoxyribonuclease RuvC: MRVLGIDPGTATVGYGIVDFKNNNYDTVTYGCIYTDKDLPMSKRLEKIYDELYALIEEYKPAHMAVEELFYFKNNKTVISVGQARGVIILCGEKQGLCLDSYTPLQVKMGITGYGKSEKKQVQTMVQKILKLSELPEPDDAADALAIAVTHINSLNSGCYNISADKKICGKKIGSGKLTAKEYRELYKIK, encoded by the coding sequence GTGAGAGTTTTAGGAATTGATCCGGGAACTGCAACAGTGGGATACGGAATCGTAGATTTTAAAAATAATAATTATGATACGGTAACTTATGGATGTATATATACAGACAAAGATCTTCCCATGTCAAAAAGGCTTGAAAAAATATATGATGAACTTTATGCACTCATAGAAGAATATAAGCCCGCTCATATGGCAGTGGAGGAGCTTTTTTATTTTAAGAATAATAAAACAGTTATTAGTGTGGGCCAGGCAAGAGGGGTAATAATTCTCTGCGGTGAGAAACAGGGACTCTGTCTAGACAGTTATACCCCTCTTCAGGTAAAGATGGGGATAACAGGCTACGGAAAGTCTGAAAAAAAACAGGTCCAGACTATGGTTCAGAAAATATTAAAATTGAGTGAACTCCCGGAACCAGATGATGCTGCAGATGCCCTAGCGATAGCGGTGACTCACATAAACTCACTTAATTCCGGCTGCTACAACATATCTGCGGATAAAAAAATATGTGGAAAAAAAATAGGAAGTGGAAAGCTAACAGCGAAGGAATATAGGGAACTGTATAAGATCAAATAG
- a CDS encoding (2Fe-2S)-binding protein, producing MRIEEHPVLGKIEKGELVDFTMDGKPLKGHEGEPISAALKAAGVMVHRHTHKHSPRGVFCAIGRCTDCVMVVNGKANVRTCVTPLEEGMTVETQYGVSAKSE from the coding sequence ATGAGAATAGAAGAACACCCAGTATTGGGAAAGATAGAAAAAGGTGAATTGGTAGATTTTACTATGGATGGCAAGCCGTTAAAAGGACATGAAGGAGAACCAATATCTGCAGCCTTAAAAGCTGCAGGTGTTATGGTTCACAGACATACACATAAGCATTCTCCAAGAGGAGTATTCTGTGCCATCGGGCGTTGTACAGATTGTGTTATGGTTGTTAACGGCAAGGCAAATGTAAGAACTTGTGTTACACCTCTAGAAGAGGGCATGACTGTAGAAACTCAATATGGTGTCTCAGCAAAATCAGAATAA
- a CDS encoding APC family permease, with amino-acid sequence MTNQKLGLSSAIAAGIGLIVATSCLVTLSQGVGFAGKGFIFALAIACGLNILVAFSFAELNALMPITGGLGQYTLAAMGPFISMIAVIGGYLICNIFAASSEAAMIGFVVTSSVLPNVSPLLITLITVAILFVINIFGIRSYAKTQVIVTAIMIGSMITLAVIGALKLGSGEIVAQTTQAFNPMGFEVVSMTALAFWLFIGVEFVLPLTKDIEKPEKNIPRGMILALLILMVVQSIMTFAISNYVPYEILQTSNQPHMEFARLMLGEFGTTWMTIISVGAVISTLNTVLASIPRMLLGLAEGGMLPKAFAKTNRHGVPYNSLFLMTGAIVTALLTGVTSADDLIKFILTGCLFWMIAYIITHLNVLILRKRYPDVKRSFCVKLFGLPQIIGIIGMVYMITHIIDEPVLRKEIYTTAGIFMAVLVAYCFIWVKFVMKKGLFKTISMEEVIAQDIIDSDLDCDEDKKLETVLG; translated from the coding sequence ATGACAAATCAAAAATTAGGATTATCAAGTGCAATTGCAGCAGGTATTGGTCTGATCGTAGCAACTAGTTGTTTGGTAACATTATCACAAGGTGTGGGTTTTGCAGGTAAGGGATTTATTTTTGCTCTGGCTATTGCCTGTGGATTAAATATTTTAGTAGCTTTTTCTTTTGCAGAACTCAACGCATTAATGCCTATTACCGGTGGGCTGGGGCAGTATACATTAGCTGCAATGGGGCCATTTATATCAATGATTGCAGTTATTGGAGGATATCTGATATGTAATATTTTTGCGGCCAGTTCCGAGGCGGCTATGATCGGTTTTGTAGTGACTTCATCTGTATTACCAAACGTCAGCCCACTTTTAATTACACTTATTACAGTTGCAATCTTATTTGTAATTAATATTTTTGGAATTCGTTCTTATGCAAAAACTCAGGTAATAGTCACAGCAATCATGATAGGTTCGATGATTACATTGGCTGTAATTGGTGCTTTGAAACTTGGTTCTGGTGAAATAGTTGCTCAGACAACTCAAGCCTTTAATCCTATGGGATTTGAAGTGGTTTCTATGACAGCCTTAGCTTTCTGGTTATTTATCGGAGTTGAATTTGTACTACCGCTAACAAAAGATATTGAAAAACCAGAGAAAAATATTCCGAGAGGTATGATACTTGCATTGCTCATATTGATGGTGGTTCAATCCATAATGACTTTTGCAATATCAAATTACGTACCTTACGAAATATTACAAACATCTAATCAACCTCATATGGAATTTGCAAGACTTATGTTGGGGGAATTTGGTACTACTTGGATGACGATAATCAGTGTAGGTGCAGTTATAAGTACTCTGAATACAGTTCTTGCTAGCATTCCTAGAATGTTATTGGGATTGGCCGAAGGAGGTATGCTTCCTAAAGCTTTTGCAAAAACTAATCGTCACGGTGTGCCATATAACAGCTTATTTCTTATGACAGGTGCAATTGTAACAGCTTTACTTACTGGTGTTACTTCAGCCGACGACTTAATAAAATTTATTTTAACAGGATGTCTATTTTGGATGATCGCTTATATCATTACACATCTAAATGTATTAATTCTTAGAAAGCGTTATCCAGATGTAAAGAGAAGTTTCTGCGTTAAATTGTTTGGTTTGCCTCAAATCATAGGTATTATTGGTATGGTCTACATGATAACTCATATTATAGATGAGCCTGTTCTGAGAAAAGAGATCTATACAACAGCAGGGATCTTCATGGCAGTTTTAGTTGCTTATTGCTTCATATGGGTTAAGTTTGTAATGAAAAAAGGACTTTTTAAAACTATAAGCATGGAAGAGGTAATTGCTCAAGATATAATTGATTCTGATCTAGATTGCGATGAAGATAAAAAATTGGAAACTGTTTTAGGATAA
- a CDS encoding HAMP domain-containing sensor histidine kinase — translation MWGKNNYNFSRKTLIGKKLTNNEKDISHMIQEFESIEKMMSVIYSEKNEGRVIFCILLLLIGKLDLGYVESYYFHYDEDSKTLQYKEGYFNLDKIEEEELDEIYDSLSDIIEVDQVPFLKEILDIGEPVYDVKRFTEPTPYTFLSRLNNFSVIPVGYEDRNYGMLIMAGNKKLLKMGKRKRELVDIFKYNLSMYLYNRDLEKKELKDDRLKTIGYFANSIVHEFKTPVSVIKGFATLAKNKLDDPEKLKIYLENIITESDRIIEMSDEVGEYAQTRGTLSIEEEFYFQDVVKEIYKKFKSKFERLEIKPIFMEEKKILVRANKKTLSRTVCHILKNVAENVDYKKDNRYVMFRFEEQNGRDVVVFEDNGCGIPEDNVSKVFSPFFTTKINGTGLGMTIVKEYYEKIGMEIKLESVYGKYTRLTVMI, via the coding sequence ATGTGGGGTAAAAATAATTATAATTTCAGCAGAAAAACTCTTATCGGAAAAAAGCTCACGAATAACGAAAAAGATATCTCTCATATGATCCAGGAGTTTGAATCTATAGAAAAGATGATGTCTGTTATTTACAGTGAGAAAAATGAGGGCAGAGTGATATTCTGCATCCTACTTCTTTTGATCGGGAAATTAGACTTAGGATATGTTGAGAGTTATTACTTCCACTATGATGAAGATTCCAAAACTCTTCAGTACAAGGAGGGGTATTTCAATCTAGATAAAATAGAGGAAGAGGAGTTAGATGAGATCTATGATTCCCTCAGTGATATTATAGAGGTTGATCAGGTACCGTTTTTAAAAGAGATACTAGATATAGGGGAACCTGTCTATGATGTAAAAAGATTTACAGAGCCGACTCCCTATACATTTCTTAGCAGGCTGAATAATTTTTCTGTAATTCCGGTGGGGTATGAGGACAGAAATTACGGAATGCTTATTATGGCGGGAAACAAAAAACTTCTTAAAATGGGTAAAAGAAAACGGGAGCTCGTGGACATATTTAAGTACAACCTATCTATGTACCTCTACAACAGAGATCTAGAAAAAAAAGAACTTAAAGATGACAGGCTAAAAACCATAGGATATTTTGCCAACTCCATAGTTCATGAGTTTAAAACCCCTGTGTCAGTAATAAAGGGGTTTGCAACTCTGGCTAAAAATAAGTTAGATGACCCGGAAAAGTTAAAGATATATCTAGAAAATATAATTACTGAATCAGACAGGATAATAGAGATGTCTGATGAGGTCGGGGAGTACGCTCAGACGAGGGGGACCCTTAGTATAGAGGAAGAGTTTTATTTTCAGGATGTTGTAAAAGAGATCTATAAAAAATTTAAAAGCAAATTTGAAAGATTGGAAATAAAACCCATATTCATGGAGGAGAAAAAAATCTTGGTGAGGGCCAATAAAAAAACCCTGTCAAGAACAGTATGTCATATTCTAAAAAATGTGGCAGAAAACGTTGACTACAAAAAAGACAACAGATATGTAATGTTCAGATTTGAGGAACAGAATGGAAGAGATGTTGTGGTATTTGAAGATAATGGCTGCGGGATACCTGAGGATAATGTATCGAAAGTATTTTCTCCATTTTTTACCACAAAAATAAATGGTACAGGTCTTGGAATGACCATAGTAAAGGAGTACTACGAAAAAATAGGAATGGAAATAAAACTAGAGTCAGTCTATGGAAAGTACACTAGACTGACAGTTATGATATAG
- a CDS encoding tRNA (cytidine(34)-2'-O)-methyltransferase, translating into MNIVLLNPEIPYNTGNIGRSCVLTNTALHLIKPMGFSLDEKQIKRAGLDYWNSVDLHIWHSLEELIKANPNSNFYFATTKTKKNYSDVKYKKDDFIVFGPESRGVPEEILEANKENCITIPMIKMGRSLNLSNSAAIILYEALRQTGFDF; encoded by the coding sequence ATGAATATAGTTTTGCTGAATCCAGAGATACCTTATAATACTGGGAATATAGGGAGAAGTTGTGTTCTTACCAATACGGCCCTTCATTTAATAAAACCCATGGGATTTTCTCTAGATGAAAAGCAGATAAAAAGAGCAGGTCTAGATTACTGGAACAGTGTGGACCTTCACATTTGGCACAGCCTAGAAGAGCTCATAAAGGCCAATCCTAATTCGAATTTTTATTTTGCAACTACCAAGACAAAGAAAAATTATTCAGACGTAAAATATAAAAAAGATGATTTTATTGTCTTTGGACCTGAATCTAGAGGTGTACCGGAAGAGATACTAGAGGCAAACAAGGAAAATTGTATAACAATACCTATGATAAAAATGGGAAGATCTCTGAATCTTTCAAATTCTGCAGCAATAATATTATACGAAGCTTTGAGGCAAACTGGATTTGACTTTTAA
- a CDS encoding FAD-dependent oxidoreductase, whose translation MKRYDLIVVGAGPAGLSAAIEAAKRGLEVAVFDENSKPGGQLFKQIHKFFGSKEHKAKIRGFKIGDELLETANELGVKVVLNAIVIGIYSEREITVNIDDEIIHYKADSIIVATGASENMVTFDGWTLPGVIGAGAAQTMMNLHGVKPGKKILMLGSGNVGLVVSYQLLQAGCEVVAVVDAAPKIGGYGVHASKIARCGVPFYLSHTIIKAEGDDCINGVVVGEVDSKWQVIKGTEKHFDVDTICLAVGLSPISQLLKMAGCEMVEDPKKGGLVPVCDNYGATSLPGIFVAGDVSGIEEASSAMIEGRIAGIAAAHALGYIAKEELVKEAEELESSLISLRQGMFAPENRGKDILKTDEGFDVSNNLLRKGYLTDDEVTKYPGVKSVSGVHPIIECSQNIPCNPCQDACPKGCIKIGSDITALPAFDEATKCTGCGLCVVSCSGQSIFLIDEDKEEGYTHITMPYEFLPLPEKGDKGKALDRSGKQVCDAEVVGVRTSKNFDQTSLLTIKVIDDMGMKARFFKQLQEVK comes from the coding sequence ATGAAAAGGTATGATCTTATCGTAGTTGGTGCAGGACCTGCAGGACTTTCAGCTGCAATTGAAGCTGCAAAACGAGGTCTGGAAGTAGCTGTTTTCGACGAAAACTCTAAGCCCGGTGGCCAACTATTTAAACAAATACATAAATTTTTTGGGTCAAAAGAACATAAAGCTAAAATAAGGGGATTTAAAATCGGAGATGAACTCCTTGAAACAGCTAATGAGCTTGGTGTTAAAGTTGTGTTGAATGCAATTGTTATTGGGATTTATTCTGAAAGAGAAATAACCGTTAATATAGATGATGAAATAATACACTACAAAGCCGATTCAATTATAGTTGCGACAGGTGCATCTGAAAATATGGTTACATTTGACGGCTGGACACTTCCTGGTGTTATTGGTGCTGGAGCTGCACAAACTATGATGAATTTACACGGGGTGAAACCTGGTAAAAAAATCCTCATGCTTGGGAGCGGTAATGTCGGCTTAGTTGTAAGTTATCAACTGTTGCAAGCAGGATGTGAGGTAGTTGCAGTTGTTGATGCAGCACCAAAAATTGGTGGATATGGTGTTCATGCATCGAAAATAGCTCGTTGTGGTGTTCCTTTTTACCTGTCACATACAATTATTAAAGCAGAGGGAGATGACTGCATTAATGGTGTTGTAGTGGGAGAGGTTGACAGTAAATGGCAGGTTATTAAAGGGACAGAAAAACACTTTGATGTAGACACTATATGTTTGGCTGTTGGTTTGTCCCCTATATCTCAGCTGCTAAAAATGGCAGGATGCGAAATGGTGGAAGATCCTAAAAAAGGAGGACTGGTTCCTGTATGTGATAACTACGGTGCCACATCACTTCCAGGGATATTTGTAGCAGGGGATGTATCAGGTATAGAGGAAGCCAGTTCTGCAATGATAGAAGGAAGAATAGCTGGAATTGCAGCTGCTCACGCTTTAGGTTATATAGCCAAAGAAGAATTGGTAAAAGAAGCTGAAGAACTTGAATCTTCTCTTATAAGTTTACGTCAGGGAATGTTTGCCCCTGAAAATCGTGGTAAAGATATTCTTAAAACTGATGAAGGTTTTGATGTTTCAAACAACTTACTAAGAAAAGGTTACTTGACAGATGACGAAGTGACAAAATATCCTGGTGTAAAATCAGTAAGCGGAGTACATCCTATTATTGAATGTTCACAAAATATTCCGTGTAATCCTTGTCAGGATGCCTGTCCAAAAGGGTGTATAAAAATTGGTTCTGATATTACTGCATTGCCAGCTTTTGATGAGGCAACAAAATGTACCGGTTGTGGTCTGTGTGTAGTTTCATGTTCAGGGCAGTCAATATTCCTGATTGATGAGGATAAAGAAGAAGGCTATACTCACATTACTATGCCTTATGAATTTTTACCATTGCCTGAAAAGGGTGACAAAGGAAAGGCACTGGATCGTAGCGGTAAACAGGTTTGTGATGCTGAAGTCGTTGGTGTGAGGACATCAAAGAATTTTGATCAAACGAGTCTGTTAACTATTAAAGTTATAGATGATATGGGTATGAAAGCCCGTTTCTTCAAGCAGCTACAGGAGGTAAAATAA
- a CDS encoding tyramine oxidase subunit B has translation MSNGKIDFLYLNEKDMIEAGVKDMDGCVDAMEEMFKLLKVGDFRMGGSNGFSHGCMVTFPEESPFPNMPLDGPDRRFMAMPAYLGGKFDMAGAKWYGSNAENRKKGLPRSILMLTLNDKDTGAPVAHMSANVLSAYRTGAIPGVGVKYLAHENAKVCGIIGPGVMGKTALASFMAVRPGIETVKIKGRSQGSIDDFVKYVKDEFPTVKNIEVVADIESTVRDSDVVCIATSATPGNLDEYPYVKEEWIKPGAVICCPASARFDEDFIVNRARTVVDCLPLYEAWAEEYPYPSYNTIPIPAVYSMDLLHEGKITKDDIHDLGDILMGKTPARRNDDEIIIYSVGGMPVEDIAWGTMVYRNALEKGIGTKLNLWEKPELA, from the coding sequence ATGTCAAATGGTAAAATTGATTTTCTATATTTAAATGAAAAAGATATGATTGAAGCAGGAGTTAAAGATATGGATGGTTGTGTAGATGCTATGGAGGAAATGTTTAAACTGCTTAAAGTTGGAGATTTCAGAATGGGTGGATCTAACGGATTTTCTCACGGCTGCATGGTAACTTTTCCCGAAGAATCACCATTTCCTAATATGCCTCTAGACGGCCCTGACAGAAGATTTATGGCAATGCCTGCTTATCTTGGTGGGAAGTTTGATATGGCTGGAGCAAAATGGTACGGGTCAAATGCTGAAAATAGGAAAAAAGGATTACCAAGATCAATACTTATGCTAACACTCAATGATAAAGATACTGGTGCACCAGTGGCGCATATGTCAGCTAATGTCCTCAGTGCTTACAGGACAGGAGCTATTCCGGGAGTTGGAGTAAAATATCTGGCACATGAAAATGCAAAAGTTTGTGGAATTATTGGTCCCGGAGTAATGGGGAAAACAGCTCTTGCCTCTTTCATGGCTGTAAGACCTGGGATTGAAACAGTAAAAATAAAAGGAAGAAGTCAAGGTTCAATAGATGATTTTGTAAAATATGTAAAAGATGAGTTCCCGACTGTTAAAAATATTGAAGTTGTTGCTGATATAGAATCAACAGTAAGAGATTCAGATGTTGTATGTATAGCTACTTCTGCGACACCTGGTAATCTTGATGAATACCCATATGTAAAAGAAGAATGGATAAAACCTGGAGCAGTAATATGCTGCCCTGCATCAGCCAGATTTGATGAAGATTTTATTGTAAACAGAGCTAGAACAGTAGTAGATTGTTTGCCTCTATACGAAGCATGGGCAGAGGAATATCCATATCCTTCATATAATACTATCCCCATTCCTGCTGTTTATTCTATGGATCTGCTGCATGAGGGGAAAATTACAAAAGATGACATACATGATCTAGGAGATATATTAATGGGAAAAACTCCTGCCCGTCGTAATGATGATGAGATAATAATATACTCTGTAGGTGGGATGCCTGTCGAAGATATCGCCTGGGGAACGATGGTGTACAGGAATGCATTGGAAAAAGGCATCGGTACAAAACTTAATCTTTGGGAAAAGCCAGAGTTGGCTTAA
- a CDS encoding metalloregulator ArsR/SmtB family transcription factor, translated as MEIDKAVLLFKMMSNPIRLGILKELSENGVLCVSKLEEAIGSSQSSTSQHLAHLRNSGILTCQKNGKKVCYTIADKDVEQLIKRLELEEN; from the coding sequence GTGGAAATTGATAAAGCTGTCTTATTGTTTAAAATGATGTCAAATCCCATAAGACTTGGAATCTTAAAGGAGCTTTCTGAAAATGGTGTCCTCTGTGTAAGTAAGCTAGAAGAGGCCATAGGGTCTTCCCAGTCTAGTACCAGTCAACACCTTGCACATCTCAGAAATTCTGGAATACTTACCTGTCAGAAGAATGGTAAGAAAGTGTGTTATACCATAGCTGACAAGGATGTAGAGCAACTTATAAAAAGACTTGAACTAGAGGAAAATTAA
- a CDS encoding sigma-70 family RNA polymerase sigma factor gives MNISNYLKEISHYPLLTKEEEIEFALKAQNGDESAQEKLVTSNLRLVVSIAKKYINIGIPVLDLIQEGNIGLIKAVSKFDTTMDKRFSTYATFWIKQSILRYISSNKGVIRYPTYIYDNISKINKFIRDYKNKSGSVPSIETIAVGLEFKKKDVEKYLNIFEQSLNSLEESYGENGDLHSIIPSDDLFEEQIITDSVNEELIRNLKILNSKERDVIIHRFGLFNKNVLTLEEIGNHLNLTRERIRQIQLKAIDKLRDKFRYTM, from the coding sequence ATGAATATATCCAATTATCTAAAAGAGATAAGCCACTATCCCCTCTTAACCAAGGAAGAGGAGATAGAATTTGCCTTGAAAGCCCAGAATGGAGACGAATCAGCTCAGGAAAAGTTGGTCACATCCAACCTAAGACTCGTAGTTAGTATCGCAAAAAAATATATAAATATCGGCATTCCTGTCTTAGATCTCATACAAGAGGGGAATATCGGACTGATCAAAGCCGTCAGTAAGTTTGACACCACCATGGATAAAAGGTTTTCCACCTATGCCACTTTTTGGATAAAGCAGAGTATTTTAAGATATATTTCATCAAATAAAGGGGTTATAAGATATCCCACCTATATCTATGATAATATCTCAAAAATAAATAAATTCATAAGAGATTACAAAAATAAATCTGGTTCTGTTCCCTCTATTGAAACTATCGCCGTGGGACTTGAATTCAAGAAAAAAGATGTTGAGAAATATCTCAATATCTTCGAGCAGTCCTTAAATTCTCTAGAGGAATCTTATGGAGAAAATGGAGACCTTCACAGCATTATTCCAAGTGATGACCTTTTCGAAGAACAGATAATAACAGACAGTGTAAACGAAGAACTTATAAGAAATTTAAAAATACTTAATTCTAAAGAGAGAGATGTCATCATACACAGATTTGGACTTTTCAACAAAAATGTCCTTACTCTAGAGGAGATAGGAAACCATTTGAACCTAACCAGAGAGCGAATAAGGCAAATTCAGCTCAAAGCAATCGATAAGTTAAGAGACAAATTTAGGTATACTATGTAA
- a CDS encoding FAD-dependent oxidoreductase gives MEKIYDMIIIGGGPAGLTAAIYAGRAQLNVLVIEKREIGSLISAHKIDNYPGFPEGITGRELYQLKKEHALKYNVKIVEGTFLELDIFSEPKIVKTDVENYRGKSVIIASGWPKNSVKKVKGEQEFIGKGVSYCATCDGAFTRNLKVGLFGQGDEVAEEALFLTRYSKEIFIFSKEESLKCNQELKNALLSHDNIKIIPNSHIVEIKGNDYVEEVVVSRDGIEESYPLDYTFLYLGTRSTEELFSGFAKLDPNGYIITGEDMKTEVDGVYAAGDIRSKSIRQVTTAVADGTIASLEAAKYILKQKKER, from the coding sequence GTGGAAAAAATATATGATATGATAATTATAGGGGGAGGACCTGCAGGGCTTACGGCTGCCATATATGCAGGCCGTGCACAGTTAAATGTTTTGGTAATAGAAAAAAGAGAGATCGGGAGCCTGATTTCGGCTCATAAAATAGACAACTATCCTGGGTTTCCCGAAGGGATAACAGGTAGGGAGCTCTATCAACTAAAAAAAGAACATGCTTTAAAATATAATGTAAAAATTGTAGAGGGCACTTTTCTTGAACTAGATATTTTCTCTGAACCAAAGATTGTAAAAACTGACGTAGAAAATTACCGCGGGAAATCGGTGATAATAGCCAGCGGTTGGCCTAAAAACAGTGTGAAGAAGGTAAAGGGAGAGCAGGAATTCATAGGAAAGGGAGTATCCTACTGTGCCACTTGTGACGGAGCTTTTACAAGAAATCTAAAGGTGGGTTTATTCGGTCAGGGGGACGAAGTGGCAGAAGAGGCACTTTTTCTCACGAGATATTCTAAGGAGATATTTATTTTCTCTAAGGAAGAGAGTCTAAAATGCAATCAAGAATTAAAAAATGCCCTTTTATCCCATGACAATATAAAGATAATTCCAAATAGTCATATTGTTGAAATAAAGGGAAATGATTATGTGGAAGAGGTTGTTGTATCAAGAGACGGTATAGAGGAAAGTTATCCTTTAGATTATACATTTTTATACCTAGGAACCAGGTCTACTGAGGAACTTTTTTCCGGATTTGCCAAACTAGATCCCAACGGTTACATAATAACCGGAGAAGATATGAAAACCGAGGTTGATGGAGTCTATGCAGCGGGAGATATAAGATCGAAGTCTATAAGACAGGTTACCACAGCAGTGGCAGATGGAACGATAGCGTCATTAGAAGCGGCCAAGTATATACTAAAACAAAAAAAAGAGAGATAA